The following nucleotide sequence is from Gymnodinialimonas phycosphaerae.
GGCGCGCGCGCCACACCAACGGGCATCCCTGACCCGAACACCCCAAACGAGGACGGCAGCGGGTCGTCCACGACACCGCAGCAGGAGTAAACTCATGAAATCCTGGTATACGATCCGTGCCCGTGCCTCGGGCACTGAAGTGCTGATCTATGACGAAATCGGCGCCTACGGCGTCACGGCGAAAGGCTTTCTGGCTGAACTGGGCGCGCTGCCCGATGATGCCGCGATTGATCTGCGCCTCAACAGCCCCGGCGGCTCAGTCTTTGACGCGGTCGCCATTTACAACGCGTTGAAGCGCCATGCGGGCGAGATCACCGTCTGGATCGATGGGATCGCGGCCTCGGCGGCAAGCTACATCGGCATGGCGGGTGATACCATCATCATGCCGGAAAACGCTTTCCTGATGATCCACGACCCCTCGGGGTTGGTCATGGGCACGGCCGAGGACATGCGCGCCACGGCTGAGGCGCTCGACAAGGTCAAAGGCAGCCTGATCCAAGGCTATGCCGCGAAATCAGGCAAACCTGACGAAGAGATTGCCGCCCTGATGGCAGCCGAGACTTGGCTCGATGCCAAGGATGCACTGGATCTCGGCTTTATCGACCGAATTGCCGAGCCTGTGAAACTTGCTGCGTCCTCCGATGTGGCGCGCTTCCGCAACGCACCGCCGGAAGTGGTCGAGGCAGCAAGCGAGGGAGGCGAGCCTGCAGCCCCTGAGCCCCAGTTCGAGGGTGTTGCAGAGGCCAACACCCTACCTGACCCCGAACATCCGGCTGCGGAGGCGCCAACCATGGCCGCATATGAGACCACTACTGCCGACACCGCGACGGTGCGTGCAGAGGCCATCGCCCATGCGCGTGCCGTGATCGATCTTTGCCGCCTCGCGGGTCAACCGCAGATGGCGGGCTGGTTCCTCGAAGAAGACGTGGGTCTCGATGAGGTCCGCAACCGCCTTCTCGCGGCAAAGGCCGACGTCACCCCCGACATCACCGCTGCACACGCCCAGCCCGGGCGTGCGGCCGCCACCCAATCCTGGGGCGATGTGATCGCCCGCACCTTCAAGACGAAAGGCTAACGCATCATGACCACGCTCACTGAAGGCAAACACGCGGGCGGCTTCCTC
It contains:
- a CDS encoding head maturation protease, ClpP-related, coding for MKSWYTIRARASGTEVLIYDEIGAYGVTAKGFLAELGALPDDAAIDLRLNSPGGSVFDAVAIYNALKRHAGEITVWIDGIAASAASYIGMAGDTIIMPENAFLMIHDPSGLVMGTAEDMRATAEALDKVKGSLIQGYAAKSGKPDEEIAALMAAETWLDAKDALDLGFIDRIAEPVKLAASSDVARFRNAPPEVVEAASEGGEPAAPEPQFEGVAEANTLPDPEHPAAEAPTMAAYETTTADTATVRAEAIAHARAVIDLCRLAGQPQMAGWFLEEDVGLDEVRNRLLAAKADVTPDITAAHAQPGRAAATQSWGDVIARTFKTKG